Proteins encoded by one window of Bacteroidota bacterium:
- a CDS encoding DUF2911 domain-containing protein: MMKKIIFTCVAVVTMLTNSAIAQELELPQPSPWAQVSQKFGLAQATITYSRPSMKGRKIFGGLVPYGEIWRTGANKAVELKLEGTTMINNQKVEPGAYSIFTIPGATEWTIIINKNTELWGAGGYKQEEDVMRFNVKPSTISNTESFTIDFANVKDKSTTVQIYWETTKVSFDIVNDFMEEGKKNIEDAIAAAENTMGLYNDAAEFYLDNNLDSKLALDWAKKSVSQTERYWNLYTLARAYAANGMKAEAIETATKSHTLAVEAKNTGFAQTVNTSLEDWKKK, translated from the coding sequence ATGATGAAAAAAATTATTTTTACATGTGTTGCAGTTGTTACAATGCTGACAAATTCTGCCATTGCACAAGAACTTGAACTACCTCAACCTAGCCCTTGGGCACAGGTTTCACAGAAATTTGGTTTAGCTCAAGCTACCATAACTTACTCCCGACCTTCAATGAAAGGCCGTAAAATTTTTGGCGGCCTGGTTCCTTACGGAGAAATATGGCGCACAGGAGCAAATAAAGCAGTGGAACTTAAATTAGAGGGTACTACTATGATCAATAATCAAAAAGTAGAACCGGGAGCGTATTCCATTTTCACAATTCCGGGAGCCACAGAATGGACCATTATCATCAATAAAAATACGGAATTATGGGGTGCTGGAGGTTATAAGCAGGAAGAAGATGTTATGCGTTTTAATGTAAAACCTTCCACAATTTCTAATACGGAGTCGTTTACAATAGATTTTGCCAATGTTAAAGACAAGAGCACTACAGTTCAAATTTATTGGGAAACCACCAAAGTAAGTTTTGATATTGTAAATGATTTTATGGAAGAAGGAAAAAAGAATATTGAAGATGCAATTGCTGCTGCAGAAAATACCATGGGCTTATATAATGATGCAGCGGAATTTTATCTTGATAATAATCTCGATTCGAAATTAGCATTGGATTGGGCAAAAAAATCGGTATCTCAAACTGAGCGTTATTGGAACCTTTATACCCTTGCACGAGCATATGCTGCAAATGGTATGAAAGCAGAGGCAATTGAAACTGCAACTAAATCGCACACATTAGCAGTTGAGGCAAAAAATACAGGTTTTGCACAAACGGTGAATACGAGCCTGGAAGATTGGAAAAAGAAATAA
- a CDS encoding redoxin family protein produces the protein MYFTVLKSKLSAALFISALYFIIWSLIVLIFPSFLSRVVITDVNTPLVFWDLMGLVTIVMGVGLIIAASNPYKHWAIILMVTLFHLAMISGFIYGYKLGFFNSNFMQFVFFNHIIWLIPNITSLYLTYKRNFVTDELLIDSFSQDQYPLELFETVKGENIAELSNTSPIMLVFLRHFGCPFCKDSLLKLNKYKHQLLEKGIKIVVVYMVDEETAKPYLAQYDLEDVLQVSDPEEIFYKSFKLKRGSFTQLFGLKVWLRWIELGVSKKLFNTKPEGNVSQMPGIFLLKNGKIIKQYNYNSIADTPDYTMFLNYNL, from the coding sequence ATGTATTTTACCGTATTAAAAAGCAAACTATCTGCAGCACTATTCATTTCGGCACTCTATTTTATTATTTGGAGCCTAATTGTGTTGATATTTCCGTCTTTTTTATCAAGGGTTGTTATAACCGACGTGAATACTCCGCTGGTTTTTTGGGATCTTATGGGACTTGTTACCATTGTTATGGGAGTAGGCCTTATTATCGCTGCCTCTAACCCTTACAAACACTGGGCAATAATTTTAATGGTCACCCTTTTTCATTTGGCTATGATCAGTGGGTTCATCTACGGTTACAAACTAGGATTTTTCAATAGCAATTTTATGCAATTTGTATTTTTTAACCATATAATTTGGCTTATTCCCAATATAACATCGCTTTATCTCACCTACAAAAGAAATTTTGTAACAGATGAACTTCTTATCGATTCGTTTAGTCAGGATCAATATCCACTGGAACTTTTTGAAACTGTTAAAGGAGAAAATATTGCAGAACTCAGTAATACATCCCCTATCATGTTAGTATTTCTGCGCCATTTCGGATGTCCATTTTGTAAGGACTCACTACTGAAATTAAATAAATATAAACATCAACTGCTTGAGAAAGGAATTAAAATCGTTGTTGTTTATATGGTTGATGAGGAAACAGCTAAACCTTACCTTGCTCAATATGATCTTGAAGATGTGCTGCAGGTAAGTGATCCGGAGGAAATATTTTATAAAAGTTTCAAACTCAAAAGGGGAAGTTTCACTCAGTTATTCGGACTAAAAGTTTGGCTTCGTTGGATCGAATTAGGGGTGTCAAAAAAATTATTTAACACCAAACCCGAAGGAAATGTTTCGCAAATGCCAGGCATTTTTTTACTCAAAAACGGCAAAATAATTAAACAGTATAACTATAACTCCATTGCAGATACACCTGACTATACGATGTTTCTGAACTATAATTTGTAA
- a CDS encoding sugar transferase: MATQKKYDYRLLFRRYILIFVDVLLVVAALLVYLRFFHPTALQSYHTFLDNLLWMAVIILLWFIYSYIFNLYKLSNVDRITTTIRNTIFTAVLTGSTYLFIPFLSPTLPISRTPAFVLIAVMVILVLIWRLCYAAFFIHPILNKKALVVGAGYTGREIVRTLLHDASIYHKTAYKIYGYIDDDVSKLGKIYDDLKVLGNGSMLLKFAKRLDVDEIIMAIPDKETLSADLFSNLIDCENAGLQVIPATQIYEEQTGRVMIKIKENEFHLTNPYSIVHKDNFYTFTNRIINISCALIAGMFFLLVLPFVWLGNLFFSKGPLFFLQERIGESNKKFKIIKFRTMIVDAEKESGPQFAQKNDNRITKVGNVLRKTRFDELPQFWNVLRGDINLIGPRPEREYFVDELSKKIPFFKLRNTVKPGLTGWAQVKHHYASDFDDTLVKLQYDLYYIKHRSLLLDLLIIFKTIAVMIKFKGT; the protein is encoded by the coding sequence TTGGCAACACAAAAAAAATATGATTACCGGCTTTTATTCAGAAGGTATATTCTGATATTTGTTGATGTGTTGCTTGTGGTGGCAGCTCTTCTGGTATATTTGCGTTTTTTCCATCCAACTGCACTACAATCATATCATACCTTTTTAGATAATTTATTGTGGATGGCCGTGATCATACTTTTGTGGTTCATCTATTCCTATATTTTTAATTTATATAAACTGTCTAATGTTGATCGGATAACAACTACAATAAGAAATACAATTTTTACTGCAGTGTTAACGGGTTCCACTTATTTATTTATACCTTTTTTAAGTCCCACCCTACCTATTAGCAGAACACCCGCATTTGTGCTTATTGCAGTAATGGTCATATTAGTACTTATTTGGAGATTGTGTTATGCGGCATTTTTTATTCATCCCATACTCAATAAAAAAGCCCTTGTTGTTGGAGCCGGATATACGGGCAGAGAAATTGTAAGAACTTTATTACACGATGCTTCCATATACCATAAAACAGCCTACAAAATTTATGGATATATTGATGATGATGTTTCAAAACTTGGAAAGATTTACGACGACCTTAAAGTATTGGGAAATGGATCCATGTTATTAAAATTTGCTAAAAGATTGGATGTTGATGAAATTATAATGGCAATTCCCGATAAAGAAACATTGTCGGCTGATCTGTTTTCCAATTTGATTGATTGCGAAAATGCAGGTTTGCAAGTAATTCCTGCAACCCAGATTTATGAAGAACAAACGGGAAGGGTAATGATTAAAATTAAGGAGAATGAATTTCATCTCACCAACCCCTATAGTATTGTTCATAAAGATAATTTTTACACATTTACAAACAGGATCATCAATATAAGTTGTGCATTAATAGCAGGAATGTTTTTTCTTCTTGTATTGCCCTTTGTTTGGCTTGGGAATTTATTTTTCAGCAAGGGCCCATTATTTTTTTTACAGGAAAGAATAGGGGAGAGCAATAAAAAATTTAAGATCATTAAATTCAGAACCATGATCGTGGATGCTGAAAAAGAAAGTGGTCCTCAGTTTGCACAAAAAAATGATAACAGGATAACCAAAGTTGGCAATGTTTTGCGCAAAACACGATTTGATGAATTACCGCAATTCTGGAATGTATTGCGTGGAGATATTAATTTAATTGGTCCTAGGCCGGAGAGAGAATATTTTGTGGATGAACTCAGTAAAAAGATTCCCTTTTTTAAATTGCGCAATACTGTAAAACCCGGTTTAACAGGATGGGCTCAGGTAAAACACCATTATGCATCCGACTTCGACGACACGCTCGTAAAACTACAATACGATCTTTATTATATTAAACACCGCTCGCTTTTGCTGGATCTGCTCATCATTTTTAAAACGATAGCGGTTATGATAAAATTTAAAGGAACCTAA